A genomic window from Vigna radiata var. radiata cultivar VC1973A chromosome 2, Vradiata_ver6, whole genome shotgun sequence includes:
- the LOC106756480 gene encoding ras-related protein RABA4d: MAQWQGDSDEGIDYMFKIVMVGDSGVGKSQLLNRFVKNEFHMKSKPTIGVEFLTRTLVMDHKLVKAQIWDTAGQERYQAITTAYYRGAIGALLAYDITKQQTFDHVEKWLDELRIHADRNILVMLVGNKSDLSSLRAVPVEVAREFAQQEGLFFLETSALDSSNVESAFVGLLSQVYRTVSRKQIIVDGHEANWDKVNLGLEGTNIKMPFQEPECHNAKKRSNCCSIL; this comes from the exons ATGGCTCAGTGGCAGGGTGATTCTGATGAGGGCATAGACTACATGTTCAAGATTGTGATGGTTGGTGACTCTGGGGTTGGAAAGTCTCAGCTTTTGAATCGGTTTGTGAAGAACGAATTCCATATGAAATCGAAACCCACAATTGGGGTGGAGTTTCTGACAAGGACACTCGTCATGGACCACAAGCTTGTCAAGGCACAGATTTGGGACACTGCTGGTCAAGAAAG GTACCAGGCAATTACAACCGCCTATTACAGGGGTGCAATTGGTGCATTACTAGCATACGACATAACCAAGCAGCAAACCTTTGATCATGTTGAGAAGTGGTTGGATGAGCTGCGGATACATGCGGATCGAAATATACTTGTCATGCTTGTTGGCAACAAATCTGACCTGAGTTCTCTTCGAGCAGTGCCTGTTGAAGTGGCTAGAGAGTTCGCACAGCAAGAGGGCCTATTCTTTCTGGAGACATCCGCACTTGACTCCAGCAATGTGGAATCAGCTTTCGTTGGTCTCCTCTCTCAAGTATATAGAACAGTCAGTAGGAAGCAAATCATTGTGGATGGACATGAAGCAAATTGGGACAAAGTAAACCTTGGACTTGAAGGAACAAACATTAAGATGCCATTTCAAGAACCTGAATGCCACAATGCTAAAAAGAGATCCAATTGCTGCAGTattctttag
- the LOC106755770 gene encoding transcription factor bHLH130 isoform X1: MKHEQIFQGNCGDKMSIVYSHAVKYSQEVTRMNTEMDSNIGQHCHQQNSGLMRYRSAPSSLLTNLVNNNSNNINNNNIGCVNDETFRSDHNNHHHQQQQSYHPSTSSEMETMLAKLISSDDSEPLQEFGGKPVKEEAGDSGYSFGSSPQIMYQTQQVQGFSMPNGSLRPAGNGFDSSFSAVNSMASQNSTQTKMVASTNCSNLIRQKSSPAGFFSNYSVDNTMREVGSFRSCDVSNGQAIASDSGLHGTLNFSSRISSSSCSTRMPQIAENGNEVVEVESRNLRNDSGNTKCYMPSFTSDFWDGSAISASRTATNNCEISFSTSNAMDIQNADFGYQKLGLTHHLSLPSSSTRMATMEKLYQTQGTVPCKIRAKRGFATHPRSIAERERRTRISARIKKLQDLFPKSDKQTSTADMLDLAVEYIKDLQKQVKMLADTRAKCTCRSNQKQ, from the exons ATGAAACATGAACAAATTTTCCAAG GTAACTGTGGAGATAAGATGAGCATTGTGTATAGCCATGCTGTGAAGTATTCCCAAGAAGTGACAAGGATGAACACAGAGATGGATTCAAATATCGGTCAACATTGTCACCAACAAAATTCTGGGCTAATGAGGTACCGTTCTGCCCCAAGCTCATTGCTCACAAATCTTGTGAACAATAAcagcaacaacatcaacaacaacaacattggTTGTGTCAATGATGAAACTTTCAGAAGTGACCATAATAACCATCATCATCAGCAGCAGCAGAGCTATCATCCCTCCACAAGTTCTGAAATGGAGACCATGTTGGCCAAGTTGATTTCTTCCGATGATTCTGAGCCTTTGCAAGAGTTTGGAGGGAAGCCAGTGAAGGAAGAAGCAGGGGACAGTGGTTACTCTTTCGGATCGTCACCTCAGATAATGTACCAAACTCAGCAAGTTCAAGGCTTTTCTATGCCAAATGGTTCTTTAAGGCCTGCAGGGAATGGTTTTGATAGCTCATTCAGTGCAGTGAATTCCATGGCTTCTCAGAATTCCACACAAACCAAAATGGTTGCTTCCACCAATTGCTCCAATCTCATTAGGCAAAAGAGTTCTCCTGCAGGGTTTTTCTCCAACTACTCAGTTGATAACA CAATGAGAGAGGTGGGAAGTTTTAGGAGCTGTGATGTATCAAATGGGCAAGCTATTGCATCAGATAGTGGATTGCATGGTACTTTGAACTTCTCATCAAGGATATCATCATCTTCTTGCTCCACCAGAATGCCACAGATTGCTGAAAATGGAAATGAAGTTGTGGAAGTTGAAAGCAGAAACCTGAGGAATGACAGTGGCAACACTAAGTGTTACATGCCTAGTTTCACCTCTGACTTCTGGGATGGTTCTGCAATCAGTGCCTCCAGAACAGCTACTAACAACtgtgaaatatcattttccactTCAAATGCAATGGATATTCAG AATGCAGATTTTGGATATCAGAAACTTGGTCTGACCCATCATTTGAGTCTTCCTAGCTCTTCTACCAGAATGGCTACCATGGAGAAGTTATATCAAACTCAAGGAACTGTTCCATGCAAAATTCGTGCCAAGAGAGGTTTTGCCACTCACCCAAGAAGCATTGCTGAAAGG gaaagaagaacaagaatcAGTGCAAGAATCAAGAAATTGCAAGACCTTTTCCCAAAATCAGACAAG CAAACAAGCACAGCGGATATGTTGGATTTGGCTGTTGAGTACATCAAAGACCTGCAGAAACAAGTTAAG ATGCTGGCTGACACTAGGGCAAAGTGCACTTGTAGAAGTAACCAGAAGCAATAA
- the LOC106755770 gene encoding transcription factor bHLH130 isoform X2 has protein sequence MSIVYSHAVKYSQEVTRMNTEMDSNIGQHCHQQNSGLMRYRSAPSSLLTNLVNNNSNNINNNNIGCVNDETFRSDHNNHHHQQQQSYHPSTSSEMETMLAKLISSDDSEPLQEFGGKPVKEEAGDSGYSFGSSPQIMYQTQQVQGFSMPNGSLRPAGNGFDSSFSAVNSMASQNSTQTKMVASTNCSNLIRQKSSPAGFFSNYSVDNTMREVGSFRSCDVSNGQAIASDSGLHGTLNFSSRISSSSCSTRMPQIAENGNEVVEVESRNLRNDSGNTKCYMPSFTSDFWDGSAISASRTATNNCEISFSTSNAMDIQNADFGYQKLGLTHHLSLPSSSTRMATMEKLYQTQGTVPCKIRAKRGFATHPRSIAERERRTRISARIKKLQDLFPKSDKQTSTADMLDLAVEYIKDLQKQVKMLADTRAKCTCRSNQKQ, from the exons ATGAGCATTGTGTATAGCCATGCTGTGAAGTATTCCCAAGAAGTGACAAGGATGAACACAGAGATGGATTCAAATATCGGTCAACATTGTCACCAACAAAATTCTGGGCTAATGAGGTACCGTTCTGCCCCAAGCTCATTGCTCACAAATCTTGTGAACAATAAcagcaacaacatcaacaacaacaacattggTTGTGTCAATGATGAAACTTTCAGAAGTGACCATAATAACCATCATCATCAGCAGCAGCAGAGCTATCATCCCTCCACAAGTTCTGAAATGGAGACCATGTTGGCCAAGTTGATTTCTTCCGATGATTCTGAGCCTTTGCAAGAGTTTGGAGGGAAGCCAGTGAAGGAAGAAGCAGGGGACAGTGGTTACTCTTTCGGATCGTCACCTCAGATAATGTACCAAACTCAGCAAGTTCAAGGCTTTTCTATGCCAAATGGTTCTTTAAGGCCTGCAGGGAATGGTTTTGATAGCTCATTCAGTGCAGTGAATTCCATGGCTTCTCAGAATTCCACACAAACCAAAATGGTTGCTTCCACCAATTGCTCCAATCTCATTAGGCAAAAGAGTTCTCCTGCAGGGTTTTTCTCCAACTACTCAGTTGATAACA CAATGAGAGAGGTGGGAAGTTTTAGGAGCTGTGATGTATCAAATGGGCAAGCTATTGCATCAGATAGTGGATTGCATGGTACTTTGAACTTCTCATCAAGGATATCATCATCTTCTTGCTCCACCAGAATGCCACAGATTGCTGAAAATGGAAATGAAGTTGTGGAAGTTGAAAGCAGAAACCTGAGGAATGACAGTGGCAACACTAAGTGTTACATGCCTAGTTTCACCTCTGACTTCTGGGATGGTTCTGCAATCAGTGCCTCCAGAACAGCTACTAACAACtgtgaaatatcattttccactTCAAATGCAATGGATATTCAG AATGCAGATTTTGGATATCAGAAACTTGGTCTGACCCATCATTTGAGTCTTCCTAGCTCTTCTACCAGAATGGCTACCATGGAGAAGTTATATCAAACTCAAGGAACTGTTCCATGCAAAATTCGTGCCAAGAGAGGTTTTGCCACTCACCCAAGAAGCATTGCTGAAAGG gaaagaagaacaagaatcAGTGCAAGAATCAAGAAATTGCAAGACCTTTTCCCAAAATCAGACAAG CAAACAAGCACAGCGGATATGTTGGATTTGGCTGTTGAGTACATCAAAGACCTGCAGAAACAAGTTAAG ATGCTGGCTGACACTAGGGCAAAGTGCACTTGTAGAAGTAACCAGAAGCAATAA